From Streptomyces griseorubiginosus, one genomic window encodes:
- a CDS encoding helix-turn-helix transcriptional regulator, which produces METTIGEFLRTRRERITPEQAGLPPSLTRRRVPGLRREEVALLAGVSPDYYQRLEQGRTPQVSDQVLDAVAQALSLSDVETEHLRNLARPRRAGTEARTTQRASGAVPDEPLVRLLEAMGDAPAMLLGAHLDILAANAAADAVFDVSGMPQPRNAARLLFLHPEARSRYANWESMAAETVAQLRLLTGRRPDDAKLAALVGELAIRSEPFRRLWATGDVREKRLGVTRIVHPVVGTLEFDYHMLTVPARPDRSLITYLPQPGSPTAEALKMLLSWVADQTGLELPTATAEPEGDASSTTA; this is translated from the coding sequence GTGGAGACGACCATCGGTGAGTTCCTGCGCACCCGACGCGAGCGCATCACTCCTGAGCAGGCGGGGCTGCCCCCCAGTCTCACGCGGCGACGGGTGCCGGGGCTGCGACGCGAGGAGGTCGCCCTGCTCGCCGGAGTCAGCCCGGACTACTACCAGCGCCTGGAGCAGGGACGTACCCCGCAGGTCTCCGACCAGGTGCTCGACGCCGTAGCACAGGCGCTCTCCCTGTCGGACGTGGAGACCGAGCACCTGCGCAACCTGGCCCGCCCGCGACGAGCCGGTACCGAGGCGAGAACCACGCAGCGGGCATCGGGAGCGGTGCCCGACGAGCCGCTGGTCCGGCTGCTGGAAGCCATGGGGGACGCGCCCGCAATGCTGCTCGGCGCCCACCTCGACATCCTCGCGGCCAACGCCGCGGCCGACGCCGTGTTCGACGTGAGCGGCATGCCGCAGCCCCGCAACGCGGCACGACTGCTCTTCCTGCACCCGGAGGCCCGCTCCCGGTACGCGAACTGGGAGTCGATGGCCGCGGAGACGGTCGCCCAGTTGCGCCTGCTGACCGGCCGCCGGCCCGACGACGCCAAGCTGGCCGCGCTGGTCGGTGAGCTGGCCATCCGCAGCGAGCCGTTCCGGCGGCTGTGGGCGACCGGCGACGTACGGGAGAAGCGGCTGGGCGTCACCCGGATCGTGCACCCGGTGGTCGGCACGCTCGAGTTCGACTACCACATGCTGACCGTGCCCGCCCGCCCCGATCGCTCACTGATCACCTACCTGCCGCAGCCCGGCTCACCAACGGCTGAGGCCCTCAAGATGCTGCTGAGCTGGGTCGCCGACCAGACCGGTCTCGAACTCCCCACCGCAACAGCGGAGCCCGAGGGAGACGCCAGCTCGACGACCGCCTGA
- a CDS encoding DoxX family protein produces MSVFLWIVQALLAAMFAMAGVMKSTQPKEKLAGQLPWTADFSQNTVRLIGVVEFAAALGLILPAATDIAPVLTPLAATGLVVVMVLAAITHVRRKEPGAIAFNAVLLVLAALVAWGRFGPYSF; encoded by the coding sequence GTGAGCGTCTTCTTGTGGATCGTCCAGGCCCTGCTGGCCGCCATGTTCGCCATGGCCGGCGTCATGAAGTCCACCCAGCCCAAGGAGAAGCTGGCCGGCCAGCTGCCCTGGACGGCCGACTTCTCCCAGAACACCGTCCGCCTCATCGGCGTCGTGGAGTTCGCCGCGGCGCTGGGGCTGATCCTGCCGGCGGCCACCGACATAGCCCCCGTACTGACCCCGCTGGCTGCGACCGGCCTGGTCGTGGTGATGGTGCTCGCCGCGATCACCCACGTCCGCCGCAAGGAACCCGGCGCGATCGCCTTCAACGCCGTGCTGCTCGTCCTTGCCGCCCTGGTGGCGTGGGGGCGCTTCGGCCCCTACAGCTTCTGA